One genomic region from Vibrio cyclitrophicus encodes:
- the hpf gene encoding ribosome hibernation promoting factor, producing the protein MQINIQGHHVDLTDSMQDYVHTKFEKLERFFDHINSIQVVLKVEKINQIAEATLHVNQGEIHATATDESMYAAIDSLVDKLVRQLNKHKEKLSSH; encoded by the coding sequence ATGCAAATCAATATTCAAGGCCATCACGTTGATCTTACCGATTCAATGCAAGACTATGTTCACACCAAATTCGAAAAACTTGAACGCTTTTTTGATCACATCAATAGCATTCAGGTTGTTTTAAAAGTTGAGAAAATCAATCAAATTGCAGAAGCGACCCTTCATGTAAACCAAGGAGAGATTCATGCAACAGCAACAGATGAAAGTATGTATGCTGCGATTGATTCATTGGTTGATAAACTCGTCCGTCAACTCAACAAGCACAAAGAAAAGCTAAGTAGTCACTAA